A genomic region of Phragmites australis chromosome 2, lpPhrAust1.1, whole genome shotgun sequence contains the following coding sequences:
- the LOC133892599 gene encoding mitochondrial arginine transporter BAC2-like has translation MEFWPEFLASSCGKEFVAGGVGGMAGVLAGHPLDTLRIRLQQPPPPPASPGIVAARRAPSTAQLLRGILRTEGASALYRGMGAPLASVAFQNAMVFQVYAILSRSLDPESSISEPPSYTSVAFAGVGTGALQTLVLSPVELVKIKLQLEAAGHKHRRPGDHHGPVDMARDILRKEGLRGIYRGLTVTALRDAPAHGVYFWTYEYARERLHPGCRRDGDESLATMLVSGGLAGVASWVCCYPLDVVKSRLQAQTFPPRYRGVVDCFRRSIREEGLPVLWRGLGTAVARAFVVNGAIFSAYELALRFLASGNGQRLVMEEN, from the exons ATGGAGTTCTGGCCGGAGTTCCTGGCAAGCAGCTGCGGGAAGGAGTTCGTGGCCGGCGGGGTCGGCGGCATGGCTGGCGTGCTGGCGGGGCACCCCCTCGACACTCTCCGCATCCGCctgcagcagccgccgccgccgcccgccagcCCCGGGATCGTCGCCGCGCGCCGCGCGCCCTCCACTGCCCAGCTGCTACGCGGCATCCTCCGCACCGAGGGCGCCTCCGCGCTCTACCGAGGCATGGGCGCGCCCCTCGCCTCCGTCGCGTTCCAG AATGCGATGGTCTTCCAAGTCTACGCGATCCTATCGCGGTCGCTCGATCCAGAGAGCTCCATCTCCGAGCCTCCCTCCTACACGAGCGTGGCCTTCGCCGGCGTTGGCACCGGAGCACTGCAAACGCTCGTCCTATCCCCCGTAGAGCTCGTCAAGATCAAGCTGCAGCTGGAAGCGGCGGGGCACAAGCACCGCCGCCCGGGCGACCACCACGGCCCGGTCGACATGGCTCGGGACATCCTCAGGAAGGAAGGCCTCCGCGGCATCTACCGCGGGCTCACGGTGACCGCGCTCCGCGACGCGCCGGCGCACGGCGTGTACTTCTGGACGTACGAGTACGCCCGGGAGCGGCTGCACCCGGGGTGCCGGCGCGATGGCGACGAGAGCCTCGCCACGATGCTCGTTTCCGGCGGCCTCGCCGGCGTCGCCAGCTGGGTCTGCTGCTACCCGCTGGACGTGGTGAAGTCCCGGCTGCAGGCGCAGACGTTCCCGCCGAGGTACCGCGGCGTCGTGGACTGCTTCCGGAGGAGCATCCGGGAGGAGGGGCTCCCCGTGCTGTGGCGAGGCCTGGGCACGGCCGTCGCGCGAGCCTTCGTCGTCAACGGCGCCATCTTCTCGGCGTACGAGCTGGCTCTGCGGTTCTTGGCCAGCGGCAACGGCCAGAGGCTGGTCATGGAGGAGAACTGA